A stretch of Lathyrus oleraceus cultivar Zhongwan6 chromosome 6, CAAS_Psat_ZW6_1.0, whole genome shotgun sequence DNA encodes these proteins:
- the LOC127093682 gene encoding heat shock 70 kDa protein 3 has protein sequence MVLMKMYEIVEAYLGSAIKNDVVTVPAYFVDSQRQATKDVGVIVGLNVMRIINESTATAIAYGLDKKATSVGEKNVLIFNLGGGTFDVSLLTIEEGIFEVKATAGDTHLGGEDFDNKMVNHFVQEFKRKNKKDISGNPRALRRLRTACERAKRTLSSTAHPLIACASHIRAYSFYIYNLFLII, from the coding sequence ATGGTTCTGATGAAGATGTATGAGATTGTTGAAGCTTACCTTGGCTCTGCAATTAAGAATGATGTTGTTACTGTCCCTGCTTACTTTGTTGATTCTCAGCGTCAAGCTACCAAGGATGTTGGTGTTATTGTTGGTCTTAATGTCATGCGAATCATCAATGAGTCCACTGCTACTGCCATCGCATATGGGCTAGACAAGAAAGCAACAAGTGTTGGTGAAAAGAATGTCTTGATTTTTAACCTTGGCGGTGGTACTTTTGATGTCTCTTTGCTTACTATTGAAGAGGGTATCTTTGAGGTGAAAGCCACTGCCGGAGACACCCATCTTGGAGGTGAGGATTTTGATAATAAAATGGTGAACCATTTTGTTCAAGAGTTCAAGAGAAAGAACAAGAAGGACATCAGCGGTAACCCTAGGGCACTCAGGCGATTGAGGACTGCATGTGAGAGGGCGAAAAGAACTCTTTCATCTACTGCCCATCCTTTAATTGCTTGTGCATCTCATATACGTGCATATTCTTTTTAtatttataatttgtttttaattatttga